In a genomic window of Thiosocius teredinicola:
- the gshB gene encoding glutathione synthase codes for MTLALGVVMDPIASIKIYKDSTFAMLLEGQRRGYQLWYMEMNDLTLQAGRCVARMRPLTVEDDAAGWFTLGEQVSRPLDELDAVLMRKDPPFDMEYVYSTYLLEQAEARGCLVVNKPSALRNANEKLFTAWFSDVCPPTLVSREHRDFDAFVAQHKDVIVKPLHGMGGASIFRIKSDDANKNVIIETLTRHGTGYAMAQRFIPEISQGDKRILVVDGEAVPYALARVPSVGENRGNLAAGGSGHGIALSDGDRKIVAAVAPRLKEEGILFAGLDVIGDYLTEVNVTSPTCIRELDAQFGLNISGSLMDAIERRVAG; via the coding sequence ATGACCCTAGCGCTCGGCGTAGTGATGGATCCGATCGCCTCTATCAAGATTTACAAAGACAGCACGTTTGCGATGCTGCTGGAAGGACAGCGCCGGGGTTACCAGCTGTGGTACATGGAGATGAACGACCTGACCTTGCAGGCCGGCCGGTGCGTGGCCCGCATGCGGCCGCTCACGGTGGAAGACGATGCCGCCGGCTGGTTCACCCTCGGCGAGCAGGTCAGCCGGCCACTCGACGAGCTCGATGCGGTGCTGATGCGCAAAGATCCTCCTTTCGACATGGAATATGTCTACAGCACCTACCTGCTGGAGCAGGCCGAAGCCCGCGGCTGTTTGGTGGTCAACAAGCCGAGTGCGCTGCGCAACGCCAACGAAAAACTGTTCACCGCCTGGTTTTCCGACGTCTGTCCGCCGACGCTGGTCAGTCGCGAACATCGCGATTTCGACGCCTTCGTCGCCCAGCACAAGGATGTGATCGTCAAACCGCTGCACGGCATGGGTGGTGCGTCGATCTTCCGTATCAAGTCCGATGACGCCAACAAGAATGTGATCATCGAGACCCTGACCCGCCATGGCACCGGGTACGCCATGGCGCAGCGCTTCATCCCGGAGATCAGCCAGGGCGACAAACGCATCCTGGTGGTCGACGGCGAGGCCGTCCCCTACGCGCTGGCGCGCGTCCCGAGTGTCGGCGAAAACCGCGGCAACCTGGCCGCAGGCGGCAGCGGACACGGCATCGCCCTGAGTGACGGCGACCGCAAGATCGTCGCCGCGGTCGCACCACGATTGAAGGAAGAAGGCATCCTGTTTGCGGGACTCGACGTGATCGGCGACTACCTGACCGAGGTCAACGTCACAAGTCCGACCTGTATCCGGGAACTCGACGCGCAATTCGGCCTCAACATCAGTGGGTCGCTGATGGACGCCATCGAACGCCGCGTTGCCGGGTAA
- a CDS encoding energy transducer TonB has protein sequence MDINGNLALRRTNDPLGVALVVALAIHAFLLFAVSFDVSRDKPPAPERTLDITLVQPKPTPKKNEDPDFLAQQTQEGGGEERIQEKQTSPLGNPEATPIPKPALELERSGGAEVQPEPKPEVVATKKKKERVVSTPPPKPTVKAKPRADVSQLLASTQREIDRLTAEIDRRNRSAARNHRRKAVNASTQEYKYASYLEAWRRKVEKIGNLNYPDEAKRRKLYGNLMMHVAVRADGTIERVRVVRSSGHKLLDDAAVRIVRMSSPFAPFPPEIRKEVDILDITRTWQFLDGNNLFSSR, from the coding sequence GTGGACATCAACGGCAACCTGGCATTGAGACGGACCAACGACCCGCTAGGGGTCGCACTGGTGGTCGCGCTCGCCATCCATGCCTTCTTGCTGTTCGCGGTGAGCTTTGATGTCTCGCGCGACAAACCGCCGGCCCCCGAGCGCACCCTCGACATCACGCTGGTGCAACCAAAACCCACGCCGAAGAAGAACGAAGACCCGGATTTTCTCGCCCAGCAGACCCAAGAAGGCGGCGGCGAGGAACGGATTCAGGAGAAGCAGACCAGCCCGCTGGGCAATCCCGAGGCGACGCCGATCCCGAAACCCGCCCTGGAACTCGAACGTTCCGGCGGCGCAGAGGTGCAACCGGAGCCGAAACCGGAAGTGGTCGCCACCAAAAAGAAGAAAGAACGCGTGGTCAGCACGCCGCCGCCCAAGCCCACGGTCAAGGCGAAACCGCGCGCCGACGTCAGCCAGCTGCTGGCCAGCACGCAGCGTGAGATCGACCGGCTGACCGCCGAGATCGACCGTCGTAACCGCTCGGCCGCGCGCAACCATCGGCGCAAGGCGGTTAATGCGAGCACCCAGGAGTACAAGTACGCCTCTTATCTCGAGGCCTGGCGACGCAAGGTCGAGAAGATCGGCAACCTCAACTACCCGGACGAGGCCAAGCGACGCAAGCTCTACGGCAACCTAATGATGCACGTCGCAGTGCGCGCCGACGGCACCATCGAACGGGTGCGCGTGGTGCGTTCGTCCGGCCACAAGCTGCTGGACGACGCCGCAGTACGCATCGTGCGCATGTCGTCGCCGTTCGCACCGTTCCCGCCGGAAATTCGCAAGGAAGTGGATATTCTCGATATCACCCGGACCTGGCAGTTCCTCGACGGCAACAATCTGTTCAGTTCGCGCTGA
- a CDS encoding YqgE/AlgH family protein: MDESASLKNQLLIAMPSLEDPNFSRTVTYICEHSEQGAMGIVLNRPTELRLSDVLKHMQIEGGFGDAGEQIVFLGGPVEEERGFVLHTHTSPWDSTLAVNETISITTSRDILEAMARGDGPSRTLVALGYAGWGAGQLEREMQDNAWLSGPVDQSILFELPPDQRWEAAARLLGVDVNLLSSEAGHA; this comes from the coding sequence ATGGATGAATCAGCGTCACTGAAGAATCAGCTTTTGATCGCGATGCCGTCGCTCGAAGACCCCAACTTCTCGCGCACGGTCACCTACATCTGCGAACACAGCGAGCAGGGTGCCATGGGCATTGTGCTGAACCGGCCAACGGAACTGCGCCTGTCCGACGTACTCAAGCACATGCAGATCGAGGGCGGCTTCGGCGATGCCGGCGAGCAGATCGTGTTTCTCGGCGGCCCGGTCGAGGAAGAACGCGGCTTCGTGCTGCACACGCACACGTCGCCCTGGGACTCGACCCTGGCAGTCAACGAGACCATCAGCATCACCACGTCGCGCGACATTCTCGAGGCCATGGCACGTGGCGACGGCCCAAGCCGTACGCTGGTGGCACTGGGTTATGCCGGCTGGGGCGCCGGACAACTCGAACGCGAGATGCAGGACAACGCCTGGCTGAGCGGTCCGGTCGATCAGTCCATTCTGTTCGAGCTACCGCCCGACCAACGTTGGGAGGCCGCCGCGCGCCTGCTCGGCGTCGATGTGAACCTGCTCAGCAGCGAGGCCGGCCACGCCTGA
- the ruvX gene encoding Holliday junction resolvase RuvX — translation MEVLLGFDYGTHKIGVAVGQPLTGTATPLTTLGMVNRKPDWERIAALLAEWKPQALVVGHPFEMTDREANNAEGAKRFARQLHGRFHLPVHMADERLTTREAWAELGTAANKDPTKVDSYAAKLILETWFNE, via the coding sequence ATGGAGGTCCTGCTGGGATTCGACTACGGCACGCACAAAATCGGCGTCGCCGTCGGCCAGCCGTTGACCGGCACCGCCACGCCTTTGACGACCCTGGGCATGGTCAACCGCAAACCCGATTGGGAACGGATCGCGGCGCTGCTGGCCGAATGGAAACCGCAGGCACTGGTGGTCGGCCACCCGTTCGAGATGACCGATCGCGAGGCCAACAACGCCGAGGGTGCCAAACGCTTCGCTCGCCAGTTGCATGGACGCTTCCATCTGCCGGTGCACATGGCGGACGAGCGGCTGACCACCCGCGAGGCATGGGCCGAGCTCGGTACGGCAGCCAACAAGGATCCAACCAAGGTAGACTCTTACGCCGCCAAACTGATCCTGGAAACCTGGTTCAATGAGTGA
- the pyrR gene encoding bifunctional pyr operon transcriptional regulator/uracil phosphoribosyltransferase PyrR — MSDRTLFMKHDAILDLIGGMAQVLRNRLRDRELDNPAMIGIHTGGAWIAELLAEQLDLQESTGLLDISFYRDDFTQIGVNPQVRPSKIDFDLDGRNIILVDDVLHTGRTIRAAMNEIFDFGRPASITLVALIERSGRELPVQPDVIGLSPPLALNDHIKLNGPDPLSLEILHDNQTAR; from the coding sequence ATGAGTGACCGTACACTTTTCATGAAACACGACGCCATCCTCGACCTGATCGGGGGTATGGCGCAGGTACTGCGCAACCGTCTGCGCGACCGCGAACTCGATAATCCGGCGATGATCGGCATCCATACCGGCGGTGCCTGGATCGCCGAACTGCTTGCCGAACAACTGGATCTGCAGGAATCCACCGGATTGCTGGATATCAGCTTCTATCGTGACGACTTCACCCAGATCGGCGTCAACCCGCAGGTCAGGCCGTCGAAGATCGACTTCGACCTGGACGGCCGCAACATCATCCTGGTCGACGACGTACTGCACACCGGCCGAACGATCCGCGCGGCGATGAACGAGATCTTCGATTTCGGTCGGCCGGCCAGCATCACGCTGGTCGCATTGATCGAGCGCAGCGGGCGTGAACTGCCGGTGCAACCGGATGTGATCGGCCTGAGCCCTCCATTGGCATTGAACGACCACATCAAACTGAACGGACCTGACCCGCTCAGCCTGGAAATTCTGCACGATAACCAGACGGCACGCTGA
- a CDS encoding aspartate carbamoyltransferase catalytic subunit, translated as MSSQPSHKLQLNEHGRLRHFLTIDGLSRDLLVQILDTAESFAALPGRPVKKVPLLRGRIITNLFFENSTRTRTTFELAAKLLSADVINFNISTSATSKGETLLDTLRNIEAMHSDMFVVRHAQSGAAHFIAEHCSPRVSVINAGDGRHSHPTQAMLDMFTIRKHKGDFTPLRVAIVGDVLHSRVARSQILALNTLGVSEVRIVGPRTLLPTEARALGVHVFHDLEEGIKDVDVVIMLRLQNERMDGALLPNEHEYFRLYGLTDERLEAAKPDAIVMHPGPMNRGIEMDSEVADGPRSVVLQQVSYGIAVRMAVMSMAMQSQADLAGGEA; from the coding sequence ATGTCTAGCCAACCCTCGCACAAGCTGCAACTCAACGAACACGGGCGTCTGCGCCATTTCCTGACCATCGACGGGCTGAGCCGCGATCTGCTCGTACAGATCCTCGATACCGCCGAATCGTTCGCCGCCCTGCCGGGCCGGCCGGTCAAGAAAGTACCCCTGCTGCGCGGACGTATCATCACCAACCTGTTCTTCGAAAACAGCACACGCACACGCACCACGTTCGAACTGGCCGCCAAGCTGCTATCGGCCGACGTGATCAATTTCAATATCAGCACCTCGGCCACCTCCAAGGGCGAAACCCTGCTGGATACGCTGCGCAACATCGAGGCGATGCATTCCGACATGTTCGTGGTGCGTCACGCCCAGTCTGGTGCCGCGCATTTCATCGCCGAGCATTGCTCGCCGCGGGTCAGCGTGATCAACGCCGGCGACGGCCGCCACTCGCATCCGACGCAGGCCATGCTCGACATGTTCACGATCCGCAAGCACAAGGGCGATTTCACACCGCTGCGCGTGGCGATTGTCGGTGACGTGTTGCACTCGCGCGTCGCCCGCTCGCAGATCCTGGCGCTGAATACCCTGGGGGTCAGTGAGGTGCGGATTGTCGGTCCACGCACCCTGCTGCCGACCGAGGCGCGTGCGCTCGGCGTGCATGTCTTTCACGATCTCGAGGAAGGCATCAAGGACGTCGACGTGGTGATCATGCTGCGCCTGCAGAATGAACGCATGGACGGCGCGCTGCTGCCCAACGAACATGAATACTTCCGCCTTTACGGTCTGACCGACGAGCGCCTCGAGGCCGCCAAGCCGGATGCCATTGTCATGCACCCCGGGCCGATGAACCGCGGTATCGAGATGGATTCGGAGGTCGCCGACGGCCCGCGCTCGGTGGTCCTGCAACAGGTCAGCTACGGCATCGCGGTGCGCATGGCGGTGATGTCGATGGCGATGCAGTCGCAGGCCGACCTGGCCGGAGGTGAGGCATGA